gaggcagaggttacagtgagccgagatcacgccaccacactccagcctgggcgacagagcatgactctgtctcaaaaataaataaataaataaataaaaataaaaaaatacatacatataaaaaagaagagaaaatacttattttcatgattgtttcatttttttccaagctGAGGTCCTGACCAAATGTTTCCCCGtggtttttgtatatttctgATCCCCTTAAAGTGGCCCTTGCAGCGTGCTGGGGAGGAGGCCTCTCGGTGGGTGGGTGATTGGGAAGCCACGCccacagggaagggagaaaaaaactgaagttGCCTGCTCTAAGGGCTGCACCTCTGTTTAGCCAACAATTTTCTTGAGGCCAGTCATAGTGCTGGGCTCATTCCATCATCTCCAGTTCTGAGACCAACACTGTCTGGTAGgtgttttatggatgaggaaaccaaagctcatAAAATTAATTAAGTGGTTTGCTTATGAAATAATGCAAGAAAGCAACAGTGCTGGGAGGTGGAAccgggtttttcttttcttcttcttttttttttttttgatggagtttcgctcttgtcacccaggtggagtacaatggagcgacctcagctcactgcaacctctgcctcccgggttcaagtgattctcctgcctcagcctcccgagtagctgggattacaggtgcccgccaccctgcccagctaattttttgtatttttagtagagatgaggtttcaccatgttggccaggctggtcttgaactcctgacctcaggtaatccgcctgccttggccttccaaagtggtgggattacaggcatgagccactgcggctggcccaggcttttctttttgattctaaGGCCTTCCAGATCCAGTACTTTATCCTGACCCTGCAGAGCTCAGGATCTGTGGTTCAGGCCTGCGGCTCAGAGGAGGGAATACGGCACACAGGTACGTGCCAGGCCAAGTGTGAGGGGGTCTGGCTTCCAGGGCCCTCTGCAGACCCCTAGTCCCAGGGCCTGTGTTGGAGGAGAGATTGGCTCTTTCCTCTGCCCATCCTGGGATGAGAAGTCGGGGACTTGGGATAGATGCAGTGCAATCCCTGCCCCTGAAAATTGACAAAGACCCACCAAATCTAGCCCCTACTCCTAGGCTGGGCCCCTGCCCATCTCCCTGGACCACACCACTCTCAAGGGCTCTCGTTTGCAGACACCCCATTGCCCTACTAAAAACCTCtcctggccaggcttggtggctcacgcctgtaatcccagcactttgggaggctgagttgggtggatcacctgaggtcaggagttccagatcagcctggccaacatggtgaaaccccgtctctactaaaaatacaaaaattagctgggtgtggtggggggcgcctgtaatcccagctgctcgggaggctgaggtaggagaattgcttgaactcgggaggcagaggttacagtgagctgagatcgtgccactgcgctccagcctgggcaaccgagcaagactccgtctcaaaaaaacaaacgaaaaacctTTCCCAGCCATTCAGTCATTCCCACAGTCTCAACTCAGTCCTATGAGTGACAGTGCATGTCAGTGGCCATCATATCTCAAGCCATCCTGGTCCCAACACACATTCCTGGGGCCTTGGGAATTGATTCAAAGCAGAACAGCTTCATGAATGGTCCGGCCAACAGGAGGCAGCCTAGGCTGAGCCCTACTGTCCCCTCCCTATCATCTGATTGGTGGACCACCAGGGAGCCACACACATGACAGATGATGAGGGCAGAGGCTGCATGACAGATACCTGCTGGGTCTCcatgtcaggcacagtggctgctTAGGAATGAAGCACATGggccaggtgtcgtggctcacacctgtgatcccagcactttgggaggccaaggcgggtggatcacttgaggtcaggggttcaagatcagcctggccaacatggtgaaaccccgtctctactaaaaaatacaaaaattattcggttgtggtggcgcatgcctgtagtcccagctactcgggaggctgaggcacgagaatcactagaacccgagaggcggaggttgcactgggccaagatcacaccactgcactccagcctgggcgacagagcgacactccatctcaaaaacaaaaagtgaagcACATGGACTTTGGAGTCACATGGACCCTGGTTTGAATCCTGACAACTCCTATAATGGCTGCGTGACCTGGAGCGAGCCACTTAGCCACTCTGAGCTTCAGCTTCCCGTCTATGAAAGGGGGCTGCTCTGGTCCTGCTGCTCGGCCACACCTCTGATATGTGGTGTGAACGAGTGCTCACTTCCACCAAGACCTGGACTCCCCTCCAACTCCCGTTATAAACCAGCCTATCTGGGATTCCTTCTCCAAAAGAGCGCTGAGCTTGCCAGAGCCAGCTGTACCTGAAGTCAACGACAGGAACTGCCTGGAGTGGGGTCATTTCCCTGTGTCTAAGGATAGGCACCTGGGCTCCAACTGGGCTCCTGGCCTGGgggttgctctctctctcctgcaccCCCTGTCATTTTTATCAAAGTCCTATTCTCCATTGCTTCCTGAGTGGGTCATTAGGTGGAGATCCACAGCCTTCCTCCACGCTGGTCGCGTGAATTCCCCCAATCTGGAAAGTATTCACAATTTTGTGTCACTAATTCCAGTGACTAAtagagatcacacacacacacaccttcaaaTGACAACCTGCCAGGAGAAAAATGCTATAAAGGGAAAGatatcactttgggaagctgaggcgagtagatcgcttgagcctggaagtttgagaccagcctgggcaacaaagggagaccctgtctctacaaaaaaaaaaaaaaaaaaaaaaaaaaaaccacaaaaaactccacaaaaattagctgggcatggtagcatgcacctgtagtcccagctacttggaaggctgaggtgggaggatcacttgaacccaggaagcagaggttgcagtaagccaaggtcgcaccactgcactccagcctgggtgacagagcgagccgaTTTCcttgtttccaaaaataaaaaagggaaagataTTATTGGGTCAACAGAGAAAACTAGAGTATGAACAGTAAACTGGATAAAATAATTGCAACAACGTTCAATTTACTGAAGTTGGTAAAGGAAACGTTATTGTGTAAGAGAATATCCCTGTTCTCTGAAAATActcactgaagtatttaggggtaaATGATATACGTAACTTTCCCTTGAACGgtccaggaaaaaaatgaacatccATTTATACACATATCATGGATACTCATAGACATTTGCTTATACACACTTACCATAGGTACTGATtatagatacacatacacacatatgagtgagagggagaaggagggaagggggtAGGGAGACAAAGTGATCCAATAATGAAACAAGGGTGAAATGTTAACAATTGAGAGTCTGGCTAAAGGGCATGTGAGTATTTtccatactatttttatttttgcaacttttctttttttttttttttgagacaaagtctcactctgtcgcccaggctggagtgcaatggcacaatctcggctcactgcaacctctgtctcctgggttcaagtgattctcctgcctcagcctcctgagtagctgggattacaggcacgtgccaccatacccggcaaatttttgtgtttttagtagagacagggtttcaccatgttacccaggctggtctcgaactcctgacctcaagtgatccacccaccttggcctcccaaagtgctgggattacaggtgtgagccacatgctTGGCCACAACTTTTCGGTAACTATtcatagtaaaaaacaaacaaaaaaacccctctaAACCTTAACTTACTTTGTCTAACTTTTATAGACAAAGTCTACGTTATTTGCTCTGGGGTTTTCCATTTTAAACCTGACCTTTCTGGCTCTgggtttttccattttaaacctGACCTTTCTGGTTCCAGGTGAAGGCAGAGACAGATAACATAGGATTATTGTATGTCAGTATGTTTTCAACTATTTCTCCTGAAACTTGGAAACGTATTAGACCATGTGGGATACCACGCGGACGGGAACGGGGGATAAATGTGTGTTCATATATACTCCTCCACAAATATACATgtctcaggctgggcgcagtggctcacgcctgtaattccagcactttgggaggccaaggccggcagatcacttgaggtcaggagtttgtgaccagcctggccaacatggtgaaaccctatctttactaaaaatacaaaaatgagccgggcgtggtggtgggcacctgtaaccccggctactcgggaggctgaggcaggggaatcacttgaaccccggaggcagaggctgcagtgagcccagatcgccccattgtactccagcctgggtaacagagtgagactccgcctcaaaaaaagaacccccaaaaccaaaaagcaaatatACACGTCTCTCTCCCTATTTCTCTGTTGATTGATTTAAACTTCAAGATGCCAACTACAGTGCCTATCAGGGTGGCAGGCAGGTaatgtgaatgaatgaaacaagccaggcataaGAAAAGTCAACTACCAATAATACAATAaaactttcttgatttttaatgAATAGTGAGGCATACAATGTAATATAAACAAGTATGATACTGCAGATTATATTTCTGattcaaagtggaaaaaaaactgaaaaaaaaaaaagtttaagaactcATTttgtcagctgggcacagtggttcatgcctgtaatcccagcactttgtgaggtcgaggcaggtggatcacctgaggtcaggagttggagaccagcctggccaacatggtgaaacctcatctctactaatacaaaaattagccaggcatggtggcgcacgcctgtagtcccagctgctcgggaggctgaggcaggagaatcgttcgaacccaggagctggaagttgcagtaagccgagatcacgccactgcactccaacctgggcgacagagcaagactccatctcaaaaaagaaaaaaaaattcattttgtcatCTCCCAATCCCTTGGGACTAGAAGACTCcagcctttcccaccataggGCCCTGCCAGGAGTTTTCTCTCCATCACGTTGCGATGTGGAGTACAGAATCCCACTGGGAATCCTTTAACTGGGAGCAGTATTTTGTTTTGCTCAGTTTCATAATGGAGAACAGCTGTTCGCAGATGTAGGTGCTCCCGAACATGGAAAGAATCTTTGCGCAATGGTGCTTGTATTTCGGGTAGCTACCCCAGAGGTACTTGTAGAATTCTGGTATTCCCACCTTGTCGTATTTCGTCTTCAGGACCGTGTTGCATTGCAGGTCGATAACCTCCATCTGGAGCTCCTCGTGCACACTGTCGATCTTCGTGGAGAACGGGGAGCTGAACAGAGTCAGTTCGCTTTCGTAGAGTTTGAAATCAGACAGCCTTTTCTGGAATTCGGTCTGGAGTTCCGCGATTTTGGGAATGTAGTTCAGGCCATCGCTTTCATTTCTGGAAGCCAATTTCAGGGTGGGAAAGTGGGCCAGATTATTCCTCGTCAAATGAGTCTCCCAGAGGCACAGTTTTGCTAGGAACGCCCGGATCAGGTCATACATCTGCGTGACGATTTGGGAGTGTCCTTGGAGAGAGATGTTCAAAGCGTTCAGATGCATCGTCATGTCAACCAAGAAGGCCAGGTCTCGGATCCAATCTATGGAGCTCAGTTGAGGCAGGGGTTTCCCTCTGGATGACATGAAGGAGTCGATTTCTTCCAAGGATTCGAAAAATCTCTTTAGCACGAGCCCGCGACTGAGCCACTTAATCTCCGTGTAGTACAGGAGGCTACCATACTGGCTGTCCAGCTCATAGAGCAAGGTTGTGAACTCACTGTGGTTCAGTCCCCGGGAGCATATCCAGTTCACGGACTTCACTACCACGTCCATGACGTGGTCCATCTTCAACTTCTGAGCACAGAGTGATTCCGGATGAATTATACAACAGATGGACTTCAGTTCCGCACCCTTGCAGAACGTCGCCACCCTGGACTTCAGTTTTGTGACAAGCCCGTTATTGGCATCCACCATCGCTGGGGTGCCAGTGGAGGCCACGCTTACTAATTTCGACCAGTCGATACAGAAGTTTTTCAGGCTTTTCTCAACACGCGAAAAGATCTCGTTGCCAGATTTTGTACCCGTCATGGGCACCGTGTCCAGAAGTTCTTCGGACACATCGAAATTCTCATCGACACCACGGATGAATATGGCCAACTGGGTGGTATTATTTATATCCGTGATCTCATCGATTGCGATAGAATATGCCACAAAAGACCTGATTTTTTCACGTAACTTCTCCCATAAGTTCCCAGCTAGGTCCTCTACAGGCTGCACGGGGGATTTCTGGGTTGGACTTGGGTTTGCAAACACTTGTTTTTGCTCGGGACACTCGGTGTCTGATGAGCCTAAGAGATACTTCCTGAGCCCTTTTTTCAGCTCGTGAAGCTTCTCGTCACGCATTCTTTCCATATACTGGTCATAATGCTTGCTGTGATTGGTTTGATAGTGGCGTCTTAGGTTATATTCTTTGGACACAGACATGCTTTGTTTGCATATGAGACATGTTGGAATATTCTGTACTTCCACGAAGAAATACGCTCTCTCCCACTTTTCTTGAAACACACGGCCCTCCTGGTCTATCTTGCGTTTTCCCACTTttgacagagacagggagacaaaGATATTTCACTTTTCTCTTATCACTACTATGAGGAAAACAACAGCAAATGCTTGATGACGCACGAGAGGGAGGAAGCGGGGCGGGGCAGGGCGTGGTTAACAGGAGGGTGACCCACCCTGCAGAGGGACGGCTGACCCTCAACTCCAGCAAACCGCTGCCAGGATGCCAGCTGTGGCCAGATCTTcaagttttctaaagaaaacCTGAAGACTGaatttttgttgtcgttgttgttgagacggagttttgctctgtcgcccaggctgcagtgcagtggcgcaatctcggctcactgcaacttctgcctcctgggttcaagcgattcttctgcctcagcctcctgagtagctgttatgacaggtgcctgccaccacgcccagctaatttttgtatttttagtagagatgagatttcaccatgttgtccaggctggtctcgaactcctgacctcaggtgatccgcccacctcagcctcccaaagtgctgggattacaagcatgagccactgcacccagccagatcttCAGGTTTTCTAAAGAAAACCTGAAGATTGACTTTTATGAAAGAGTGCCTGGTTTGTGGTGATAatgactcattgcagcctggaactccctgggctcaggtgatcctcccacttcagctcccagttgctgggactacaggcatgcaccacaccgagctatcttttctttctttctttcttttctttttttctttttcttttttttttttttttgtagagctggagtcttaccttgttgcccaggctggtctgaaaccccaggctcaagcgatccacccgccttggcctcccaaagtgctgggattacaggagccaccgtgccaggcctcaTCCTTATTTTCAAAAGTACATGAGCCAAACAAAAGACACCTTTGATGAGGTTCAGCATGTAGCTGTGCTTGTTATGTCCAGTTTAAACAGGAATTATTTGATAatatgtttgcattttctttttagagacagggtcttgttctgtcacccaggctggagtgtagtattGCAATTATGGTTCTctgctgtctcaaactcctgagtttaagtgatcctcctgctttagcctgccaagtagctggggctacaggtgtgagccactgtttccagctaatttttaaattttttgtagagatggggtcttgctatgttgcccaggctggtctcaaactcctggcctcaagcaatcctcttgccttggcctccaaaagtcctgggattataggtgtgagcattttaatatattttctcatttgattcccAAGAAAACTTTGTAATAACAGAGATGGGAATGAGCACAGAAAGGCATATGATTTTTACCTACTGTGAGTCTCAAATGACAAGGGTGACGGCCACAGAACCACACAAAACTCATTCGTATAAGTGTGTTCGAGTGTACAGGGGCTAGTGTTTTAGATTTAAAGAACCTGGCCACCCTGCAGGTAATCAAGGTATTTCCAGAGTACACACACATAAAAGTGCACCTTAAGAAAATGTAGGCCATgtacagcggctcatgcctataatcccagcactttgggaggctgaggcaggaggatcgcttgaagccagaagctcaaggccagcctgggaaacatagtgagaccctgtctctacaaaaaaaaaaaaaaaaaaaaattatctgggcatggcagtgctgtcccagttactcgggaggtgaaggtgggagaatcacctgagggcaggagttccaggctgcagtgagctatgatcatgccactgcactccagcctgggtgacagagtgagaccttgtctctaaaaaaccccaataataatacaataaataaataaagatattataaaaGATCAAAAAATCATTTAGCAATCAGATGCGTTTGGGAATAAAAATGGAGCATTTTAATAGGatactttggttttcttttcttttctttttttttttttttgagacagagtcttgctctgtcaccaaactggagtgcagtggcacgatctcggctcactgcaacccccgactccctggttcaagtgattttcctgcctcagcctcccgagtagctgggattataggcacgcgccaccatgcccgactaatttttgtatttctagtagagacggagtttcaccacgttgtacagaagggtctccatctcctgacctcatgatccgcgcgcctcggcctcccaaagtgctgggattacaggtgtgagtcaccgcgcccagcctactttgGTTTTCAAATGTTACATTAGGAGGTTCCCTGGTGACTCATGCTCGTGAGAACACCTCTCCGTATTCTACTTGACAGGATACTGACTCACTTGCAAGGGCTCCGGGGAAGACATTAAGAATATTTAacagggtgggggcggggggagggagagcatcaggaagaatagctaatgcatgctgggcttaatacctaggtgatgggttgataggtgcagcaaaccaccatggcacacgtttacctgtgtaacaaacctgcacatcctgcacatggaccctggaacttaaaataaaagttgaaggggaaaaaaaagagaatatttcagAAGCAGAGTGCCTGGGCATTGCTCAATCAGAACAGAtgctgagccaggtgcagtggcttacatctgtaatcccagcagtttgggagaccaaggcgggtggatcacttgaggtcacgagtttgagaccagcctggccaacatggctaaaccctgtctctactaaaaaatacaaaaagtagctggatgtggcggcacgcacctgtaatcccagctaatcggaaggctgaggcagagaatcgcttgaacccgggaggcggaggttgcagtgagccgagatcttgccactgcactccagcctgggtgagagagcgagactctgtctcaaaaaaaaaaaaaaagaaaaaaaaaagaacagatgctaGTCTCAGCACTGGAAGGGTTCTAGGGGCCTCTGCTGTGCCAGGTGGAACCCCTTTTGCTTCAGCACTGTAGGGAGGTCAAGCCACGGTCGGAGGGTACTAGGGTGGGACTGCATGGCCAGGCAGGCACTATTTACCAACTAACACAGAGGAGATCGGTACTGTGATCCTGAGTGCAGCTGTGCGGGTGGCCTCAGGGGAGCCCCCACCACAAAGCACACTTGAATAGTGTGCCACAtcagccatgcgtggtggctcatgcccgtaatcccagcactttggaaggtggaggcgggcagatcccttgaggtcagaagttcaagaccagcctggccaacatggcaaaaccccatctctactaaaaatacaaaaattagccaggcgtggtggcacacgcctatagtcccagctactcgggaggctgaggcaggagaatcacttgaacccgggaggcggaggttgtgtggtgagccgagattgtgccattgcactctagcctgggtgacagagcgagactccgtctccaaaaaaaaaaaaaagagtgcgcCACATCACACGTCACACTCATGGTGTGATATAGATCACTCTCCTTCAGACTGGTTAATCaaactcaagtaacagagttatCTAACTTTATCACATGCAGGAAAAATAAAGCATGCATCGAAGGCTGCATACTTGGGTCCCAGGCTCACGGAAGCAAAAACCCCGTGGTGAGCGCCCACCAAGACACTTCCCATGGCCCAACATTGCCGGAACGTTCTTCTCACCTGTAGAATACTCACCATTACTGAGCTCAAGCCCTGGAAGCGGCCTGAAGAGAAAGACACATTGATAAATGTGACAAGCTCACATTTCCTCTTTTGCccacttagttttatttttttttaatttttacttatttatttttttacagaagaatatttatttatttgtttgttttgtttttgttttttttgagacaagagtctcgccgcgtcacccaggctggagtgcagtggcgcgatctcggcttagcgcaacctccgcctcctgggttcaagccattctcctgcctcagccgcctgagtagctgggattacaggtgcccgccaccacgcccagctaattttttgtatttttagtttcaccatgttggccaggctactcttgaactcctgacatcaggagatctacctaccttggcctcccaaagtgctgggattacaggcatgagccactgcgttgagccttttgtttttg
The sequence above is a segment of the Homo sapiens chromosome 7, GRCh38.p14 Primary Assembly genome. Coding sequences within it:
- the GTF2IRD2 gene encoding general transcription factor II-I repeat domain-containing protein 2A isoform 6 (isoform 6 is encoded by transcript variant 6); translated protein: MAQVAVSTLPVEEESSSETRMVVTFLVSALESMCKELAKSKAEVACIAVYETDVFVVGTERGCAFVNARTDFQKDFAKYCVAEGLCEVKPPCPVNGMQVHSGETEILRKAVEDYFCFCYGKALGTTVMVPVPYEKMLRDQSAVVVQGLPEGVAFQHPENYDLATLKWILENKAGISFIINRPFLGPESQLGGPGMVTDAERSIVSPSESCGPINVKTEPMEDSGSHPSSTSNEVIEMELPMEDSTPLVPSEEPNEDPEAEVKIEGNTNSSSVTNSAAGVEDLNIVQVTVPDNEKERLSSIEKIKQLREQVNDLFSRKFGEAIGVDFPVKVPYRKITFNPGCVVIDGMPPGVVFKAPGYLEISSMRRILEAAEFIKFTVIRPLPGLELSNVGKRKIDQEGRVFQEKWERAYFFVEVQNIPTCLICKQSMSVSKEYNLRRHYQTNHSKHYDQYMERMRDEKLHELKKGLRKYLLGSSDTECPEQKQVFANPSPTQKSPVQPVEDLAGNLWEKLREKIRSFVAYSIAIDEITDINNTTQLAIFIRGVDENFDVSEELLDTVPMTGTKSGNEIFSRVEKSLKNFCIDWSKLVSVASTGTPAMVDANNGLVTKLKSRVATFCKGAELKSICCIIHPESLCAQKLKMDHVMDVVVKSVNWICSRGLNHSEFTTLLYELDSQYGSLLYYTEIKWLSRGLVLKRFFESLEEIDSFMSSRGKPLPQLSSIDWIRDLAFLVDMTMHLNALNISLQGHSQIVTQMYDLIRAFLAKLCLWETHLTRNNLAHFPTLKLASRNESDGLNYIPKIAELQTEFQKRLSDFKLYESELTLFSSPFSTKIDSVHEELQMEVIDLQCNTVLKTKYDKVGIPEFYKYLWGSYPKYKHHCAKILSMFGSTYICEQLFSIMKLSKTKYCSQLKDSQWDSVLHIAT
- the GTF2IRD2 gene encoding general transcription factor II-I repeat domain-containing protein 2A isoform 5 (isoform 5 is encoded by transcript variant 5); translated protein: MAQVAVSTLPVEEESSSETRMVVTFLVSALESMCKELAKSKAEVACIAVYETDVFVVGTERGCAFVNARTDFQKDFAKYCVAEGLCEVKPPCPVNGMQVHSGETEILRKAVEDYFCFCYGKALGTTVMVPVPYEKMLRDQSAVVVQGLPEGVAFQHPENYDLATLKWILENKAGISFIINRPFLGPESQLGGPGMVTDAERSIVSPSESCGPINVKTEPMEDSGISLKAEAVSVKKESEDPNYYQYNMQGSHPSSTSNEVIEMELPMEGNTNSSSVTNSAAGVEDLNIVQVTVPDNEKERLSSIEKIKQLREQVNDLFSRKFGEAIGVDFPVKVPYRKITFNPGCVVIDGMPPGVVFKAPGYLEISSMRRILEAAEFIKFTVIRPLPGLELSNVGKRKIDQEGRVFQEKWERAYFFVEVQNIPTCLICKQSMSVSKEYNLRRHYQTNHSKHYDQYMERMRDEKLHELKKGLRKYLLGSSDTECPEQKQVFANPSPTQKSPVQPVEDLAGNLWEKLREKIRSFVAYSIAIDEITDINNTTQLAIFIRGVDENFDVSEELLDTVPMTGTKSGNEIFSRVEKSLKNFCIDWSKLVSVASTGTPAMVDANNGLVTKLKSRVATFCKGAELKSICCIIHPESLCAQKLKMDHVMDVVVKSVNWICSRGLNHSEFTTLLYELDSQYGSLLYYTEIKWLSRGLVLKRFFESLEEIDSFMSSRGKPLPQLSSIDWIRDLAFLVDMTMHLNALNISLQGHSQIVTQMYDLIRAFLAKLCLWETHLTRNNLAHFPTLKLASRNESDGLNYIPKIAELQTEFQKRLSDFKLYESELTLFSSPFSTKIDSVHEELQMEVIDLQCNTVLKTKYDKVGIPEFYKYLWGSYPKYKHHCAKILSMFGSTYICEQLFSIMKLSKTKYCSQLKDSQWDSVLHIAT
- the GTF2IRD2 gene encoding general transcription factor II-I repeat domain-containing protein 2A isoform 11 (isoform 11 is encoded by transcript variant 11) is translated as MLVIFRGAKRGWCVFFHSSTGGPGMVTDAERSIVSPSESCGPINVKTEPMEDSGISLKAEAVSVKKESEDPNYYQYNMQGSHPSSTSNEVIEMELPMEGNTNSSSVTNSAAGVEDLNIVQVTVPDNEKERLSSIEKIKQLREQVNDLFSRKFGEAIGVDFPVKVPYRKITFNPGCVVIDGMPPGVVFKAPGYLEISSMRRILEAAEFIKFTVIRPLPGLELSNVGKRKIDQEGRVFQEKWERAYFFVEVQNIPTCLICKQSMSVSKEYNLRRHYQTNHSKHYDQYMERMRDEKLHELKKGLRKYLLGSSDTECPEQKQVFANPSPTQKSPVQPVEDLAGNLWEKLREKIRSFVAYSIAIDEITDINNTTQLAIFIRGVDENFDVSEELLDTVPMTGTKSGNEIFSRVEKSLKNFCIDWSKLVSVASTGTPAMVDANNGLVTKLKSRVATFCKGAELKSICCIIHPESLCAQKLKMDHVMDVVVKSVNWICSRGLNHSEFTTLLYELDSQYGSLLYYTEIKWLSRGLVLKRFFESLEEIDSFMSSRGKPLPQLSSIDWIRDLAFLVDMTMHLNALNISLQGHSQIVTQMYDLIRAFLAKLCLWETHLTRNNLAHFPTLKLASRNESDGLNYIPKIAELQTEFQKRLSDFKLYESELTLFSSPFSTKIDSVHEELQMEVIDLQCNTVLKTKYDKVGIPEFYKYLWGSYPKYKHHCAKILSMFGSTYICEQLFSIMKLSKTKYCSQLKDSQWDSVLHIAT
- the GTF2IRD2 gene encoding general transcription factor II-I repeat domain-containing protein 2A isoform 8 (isoform 8 is encoded by transcript variant 8), encoding MAQVAVSTLPVEEESSSETRMVVTFLVSALESMCKELAKSKAEVACIAVYETDVFVVGTERGCAFVNARTDFQKDFAKYCVAEGLCEVKPPCPVNGMQVHSGETEILRKAVEDYFCFCYGGPGMVTDAERSIVSPSESCGPINVKTEPMEDSGISLKAEAVSVKKESEDPNYYQYNMQGSHPSSTSNEVIEMELPMEDSTPLVPSEEPNEDPEAEVKIEGNTNSSSVTNSAAGVEDLNIVQVTVPDNEKERLSSIEKIKQLREQVNDLFSRKFGEAIGVDFPVKVPYRKITFNPGCVVIDGMPPGVVFKAPGYLEISSMRRILEAAEFIKFTVIRPLPGLELSNVGKRKIDQEGRVFQEKWERAYFFVEVQNIPTCLICKQSMSVSKEYNLRRHYQTNHSKHYDQYMERMRDEKLHELKKGLRKYLLGSSDTECPEQKQVFANPSPTQKSPVQPVEDLAGNLWEKLREKIRSFVAYSIAIDEITDINNTTQLAIFIRGVDENFDVSEELLDTVPMTGTKSGNEIFSRVEKSLKNFCIDWSKLVSVASTGTPAMVDANNGLVTKLKSRVATFCKGAELKSICCIIHPESLCAQKLKMDHVMDVVVKSVNWICSRGLNHSEFTTLLYELDSQYGSLLYYTEIKWLSRGLVLKRFFESLEEIDSFMSSRGKPLPQLSSIDWIRDLAFLVDMTMHLNALNISLQGHSQIVTQMYDLIRAFLAKLCLWETHLTRNNLAHFPTLKLASRNESDGLNYIPKIAELQTEFQKRLSDFKLYESELTLFSSPFSTKIDSVHEELQMEVIDLQCNTVLKTKYDKVGIPEFYKYLWGSYPKYKHHCAKILSMFGSTYICEQLFSIMKLSKTKYCSQLKDSQWDSVLHIAT